A window from Bacillota bacterium encodes these proteins:
- a CDS encoding ABC transporter permease yields MPEPGEGVRLRLRARLPAQVPPGVPARVRATALTYLVVLVFLLGGWWVFSAGLALPALPGPMAALHALARTWGEGLSYHTAVSAGRVVASLVLAAATAVPLGLALGQVRAADRVAGPAIYLTYPVPKSVFLPVVMAVLGLGDAARIFMVWLVVFFQVLVGTRDASRSISPQFLHSMRSLGASPLAVYRHVVWPAVLPAVFTSLRVGLGTAIAVLFLAETWASQSGIGYFIMLAWTRLGWEDVFAGVLAMAALGMGLYLILDLLERVTCPWRFA; encoded by the coding sequence GTGCCTGAGCCAGGTGAAGGCGTGCGGCTGCGATTGCGAGCGCGGCTCCCTGCGCAGGTGCCGCCGGGTGTGCCGGCGCGGGTGCGGGCGACCGCGCTGACATATCTGGTCGTGCTGGTCTTCCTGCTGGGCGGCTGGTGGGTCTTCAGCGCCGGGCTGGCCCTGCCGGCCCTGCCAGGGCCCATGGCGGCACTGCATGCTCTGGCCCGCACCTGGGGCGAGGGCCTGTCGTACCACACGGCTGTATCCGCCGGGCGGGTGGTGGCGAGCCTTGTGCTGGCCGCCGCCACGGCGGTACCCCTGGGGCTGGCGCTCGGCCAGGTCCGCGCGGCCGACCGCGTGGCGGGACCTGCCATCTACCTGACGTATCCGGTCCCCAAGAGCGTCTTCCTGCCGGTGGTAATGGCCGTCTTGGGCCTGGGGGACGCCGCCCGGATCTTCATGGTCTGGCTGGTGGTCTTCTTTCAGGTGCTGGTGGGGACCCGGGATGCCTCCCGGTCCATTTCCCCCCAGTTCCTGCACTCCATGCGGTCCCTGGGGGCATCACCGCTGGCCGTGTACCGGCACGTGGTGTGGCCGGCGGTGCTGCCCGCCGTCTTCACCTCCCTGCGGGTGGGTCTGGGTACCGCCATCGCCGTGCTTTTCCTGGCGGAAACCTGGGCTTCCCAGAGCGGGATCGGTTACTTCATCATGCTGGCCTGGACCAGGCTGGGGTGGGAGGACGTGTTTGCAGGTGTGCTGGCCATGGCGGCCCTGGGGATGGGCCTGTATCTCATTCTGGACCTGCTGGAGCGGGTGACCTGCCCGTGGCGCTTCGCATGA
- a CDS encoding ubiquinone/menaquinone biosynthesis methyltransferase, producing MALRMTKERLGLPRPGGEKEALVRSLFDTIAPRYDLMNRVMTAGFFGRWQRSLAEVTGLSPGRKALDVCCGTGDLALIMAGQVAPGGEVTGLDFSPRMLDIARRKASRWQAAWETRIDFVTGDALQIPFPDRSFDCAAIGFALRNVSDIGRCLGEMARVVHPGGRVVALEVCRPSSLLVRAWFYPYFYTVVPLLGILAGFGQRLDRSPLRPYTYLPRSLAYLPGLEELATAFRGAGLSDVHYRVLPPGVAALHWGTVPAVRQGRGRCA from the coding sequence GTGGCGCTTCGCATGACCAAGGAGAGACTCGGCCTGCCCCGGCCGGGCGGGGAGAAGGAAGCCCTCGTGCGCAGCCTCTTTGACACCATTGCCCCCCGGTACGACCTCATGAACCGGGTGATGACGGCGGGATTCTTCGGGCGCTGGCAGCGGTCGTTAGCAGAGGTCACCGGCCTGAGCCCAGGGCGGAAGGCGCTGGACGTCTGCTGCGGCACCGGCGACCTGGCCCTCATCATGGCGGGGCAGGTGGCGCCGGGGGGTGAGGTGACCGGCCTGGACTTCTCACCCCGCATGCTGGATATCGCCCGCCGCAAGGCATCTCGCTGGCAGGCGGCGTGGGAGACGCGCATCGATTTCGTGACCGGGGATGCGCTGCAGATTCCCTTTCCCGACAGGTCATTTGATTGTGCGGCCATCGGGTTCGCCCTGCGTAACGTGAGCGATATCGGCCGTTGCCTGGGGGAGATGGCCCGGGTGGTGCATCCCGGAGGACGGGTGGTGGCCCTGGAGGTATGCCGGCCCTCCTCGCTACTGGTGAGGGCCTGGTTCTACCCGTATTTCTACACCGTGGTGCCGTTGCTGGGCATCCTGGCCGGGTTCGGCCAGCGACTGGACAGAAGTCCCCTGCGACCTTACACCTACCTGCCACGATCTCTCGCCTACCTTCCCGGCCTGGAGGAACTCGCCACCGCATTCCGCGGCGCCGGTTTGAGCGACGTGCACTACCGCGTGCTGCCACCGGGGGTGGCGGCACTCCACTGGGGCACCGTGCCTGCAGTCAGACAGGGAAGGGGCCGGTGTGCGTAG
- a CDS encoding redox-sensing transcriptional repressor Rex, with protein MRRRRVPDVVVRRLAMYLRVLEELGPGDPDRFISSQELGDRAGVSAAQVRKDLALFGEFGKQGVGYQARFLREELRRILNISRPLNVGIVGVGELGTALARYTLRRLAADQSYPFRLVALFDSDPAKVGGRVESVEISPSSAIPTLARELKLKIMMVAVPASAAQAVADLCVAGGVRAILNFAPCKLQVPPQVHLQQSDVSLELEQLAFYL; from the coding sequence GTGCGGAGAAGGCGGGTCCCCGATGTGGTGGTGCGCAGGCTGGCCATGTACTTGCGGGTGCTGGAGGAACTCGGGCCCGGCGATCCCGACCGCTTCATTTCGTCGCAGGAACTGGGGGACCGGGCGGGGGTTTCTGCGGCCCAGGTGCGCAAGGATCTGGCTCTTTTCGGCGAGTTTGGCAAGCAGGGAGTGGGTTACCAGGCCCGCTTCCTGCGCGAAGAGCTGCGGCGCATCCTGAACATCAGCCGTCCCCTGAACGTAGGCATCGTGGGGGTGGGTGAGCTGGGCACGGCCCTGGCCCGTTACACCCTCAGGCGCCTGGCGGCCGACCAGAGCTATCCCTTTCGTCTGGTGGCTCTCTTCGACAGCGATCCCGCCAAGGTCGGTGGTCGCGTCGAGAGCGTGGAGATTTCGCCGTCCTCGGCCATTCCCACCCTTGCCCGGGAGTTGAAGCTGAAGATCATGATGGTGGCCGTGCCCGCCTCCGCCGCTCAGGCGGTGGCCGACCTCTGCGTGGCAGGCGGAGTGCGGGCCATCCTCAACTTCGCTCCGTGCAAGCTGCAGGTCCCGCCCCAGGTGCACCTGCAGCAATCCGACGTGAGCCTGGAGCTGGAGCAACTGGCATTCTACCTGTAG
- a CDS encoding methylmalonyl-CoA mutase family protein — MHEVTERKGAFTTVSGQTIKAVYRPDDIAGLDYERDLGDPGQYPFVRGVYPSMYRGRLWTMRQFSGFGAAEDTNARFKYLLEHGETGLSTAFDFPTLLGYDSDHPRAAGEVGKLGVAIDTLDDMERLFAGIRLDRVSTSMTINAPAAILWAMYLVVAEKQGVTWDQVSGTIQNDILKEYIAQKTFVFPPRPSMRLIVDTFEFGARHVPRWNTISISGYHIREAGATAAQELAFTLADGMAYVQAGRERSLDVDEFAPRLSFFFNAHNDLFEEVAKYRAARRIWARHMRERFGARNPRSWLMRFHTQTAGCSLTAQQPECNIIRTAVQALAAVLGGTQSLHTNSMDEALALPSEKAVRIALRTQQILAEESGVANTIDPLAGSYFVEALTDQMEEQAEEYFRKIEDLGGMIRAIELGFPQREIADSAYRYQKALESGEQVVVGVNRYVLDEKVGIPILRVDPEVERRQVGRLQRVRAERDQGAVRQCLGRLEDGARGSGNLMYPILECVRAYCTLGEIMDTLRRVFGTYREPAMY, encoded by the coding sequence TTGCACGAGGTTACAGAGCGAAAGGGTGCGTTCACGACCGTCTCCGGTCAGACCATCAAGGCCGTCTACCGCCCGGATGACATTGCCGGCCTGGACTATGAGCGGGACCTGGGCGATCCCGGCCAGTACCCTTTCGTGCGCGGCGTCTATCCCAGCATGTACCGGGGGCGCCTCTGGACCATGCGCCAGTTTTCCGGTTTTGGCGCCGCCGAGGACACCAACGCCCGCTTCAAGTACCTCCTGGAGCACGGGGAGACCGGCCTTTCCACGGCCTTCGACTTCCCCACCCTGCTCGGGTACGACTCCGACCATCCCCGCGCAGCCGGCGAGGTGGGTAAGCTGGGGGTCGCCATCGACACCCTGGACGACATGGAGAGGCTCTTTGCCGGCATCCGTCTGGATCGGGTGTCCACCTCCATGACCATCAACGCCCCCGCCGCCATCCTGTGGGCCATGTACCTGGTGGTGGCGGAGAAGCAGGGCGTCACCTGGGATCAGGTGTCGGGGACGATTCAGAACGACATCCTCAAGGAATATATCGCCCAGAAGACCTTCGTCTTCCCGCCCCGGCCCTCCATGCGCCTCATAGTGGACACCTTCGAGTTCGGTGCCCGCCACGTCCCGCGCTGGAATACCATCTCCATCTCCGGTTACCACATCAGGGAAGCGGGCGCCACGGCCGCGCAGGAACTGGCCTTCACGCTGGCGGACGGCATGGCATACGTGCAGGCCGGCAGGGAGCGGAGTCTGGACGTGGACGAGTTCGCCCCCCGGCTCTCGTTTTTCTTCAATGCCCACAACGACCTCTTTGAAGAGGTGGCCAAGTACCGGGCCGCCCGCCGCATCTGGGCCCGGCACATGCGGGAACGGTTCGGTGCCCGCAATCCCCGCTCGTGGCTGATGCGTTTCCACACCCAGACGGCGGGTTGCTCCCTCACCGCCCAACAACCCGAGTGCAACATCATCCGTACTGCCGTGCAGGCCCTGGCGGCCGTGCTGGGTGGGACCCAGTCCCTGCACACCAACTCCATGGACGAGGCCCTGGCCCTTCCCAGCGAGAAGGCGGTCCGCATCGCCCTGCGCACCCAGCAGATCCTGGCAGAAGAGTCGGGCGTGGCCAACACCATCGACCCCCTGGCGGGGTCGTACTTCGTGGAGGCCCTCACCGACCAGATGGAGGAGCAGGCGGAGGAGTACTTCCGCAAGATCGAGGACCTGGGCGGCATGATCAGGGCCATTGAGCTGGGGTTCCCCCAGCGGGAAATAGCCGACAGCGCCTACCGTTACCAGAAGGCGCTGGAGTCGGGAGAGCAGGTGGTGGTGGGGGTCAACAGGTACGTGCTGGACGAGAAGGTAGGCATCCCCATCCTGCGGGTGGATCCCGAAGTGGAGCGGCGCCAGGTCGGCCGGTTGCAGCGCGTCAGGGCAGAGCGGGATCAGGGGGCGGTGCGCCAGTGCCTGGGGCGCCTGGAAGACGGAGCGCGCGGAAGCGGCAACCTGATGTACCCCATTCTGGAGTGCGTGCGGGCGTACTGTACTCTGGGCGAAATCATGGATACCCTGCGCCGGGTTTTCGGTACCTACCGGGAGCCGGCCATGTACTGA
- a CDS encoding cobalamin B12-binding domain-containing protein has product MRRPVRVLIAKPGLDSHDRGAKVVARALRDAGMEVIYTGLHQTPEQIAESAVQEDVDVVGLSILSGAHNTLVPRVVELLRGKGREDVLVLVGGIIPEEDVPFLQEQGVAAVFGPGTPTEGIARFVAERLRGQECR; this is encoded by the coding sequence GTGAGGAGGCCGGTGCGCGTTCTCATCGCCAAACCCGGGCTGGACAGCCACGACCGGGGGGCGAAGGTGGTGGCGCGCGCTCTGCGCGATGCCGGTATGGAGGTGATCTACACCGGTCTGCACCAGACTCCGGAGCAGATCGCCGAGAGCGCGGTCCAGGAGGACGTAGACGTGGTGGGCCTGAGCATCCTTTCGGGCGCCCACAATACCCTGGTCCCCCGGGTGGTAGAGCTCCTGCGGGGGAAGGGCCGGGAGGACGTCCTGGTGCTGGTGGGTGGTATAATCCCGGAGGAGGACGTCCCCTTCCTGCAGGAGCAGGGGGTGGCGGCCGTGTTCGGGCCGGGGACTCCCACGGAGGGGATCGCCCGGTTCGTTGCCGAGAGGCTGCGGGGGCAGGAATGTCGCTGA
- the meaB gene encoding methylmalonyl Co-A mutase-associated GTPase MeaB, translating to MSLIDEIRRGNRRVLARAISMVEDGGGEGRQLIKEAFPHTGKAFVVGVTGAPGAGKSTLVGVLTGHCRHHGLTVGVVAVDPTSPFTGGALLGDRLRMQEHALDEGVFIRSLATRGSLGGLSRATGDVVCLLDAAGFDVIFVETVGAGQAEVDIMRYAHTTLVLVTPGMGDEVQVFKAGIMEIGDAFAVNKADQEGADRLARELEVMLDLAGARAWRPPVVLTVAHEGRGVADLWQALVSHRDFARQSGLWQEKLRTRAEAEVRGILTARLLDEAWRRGVERGLLPGLWEDVAGRRIDPYTAAAMLADGLSR from the coding sequence ATGTCGCTGATAGACGAGATCAGGCGCGGTAACCGCCGGGTGCTGGCGCGGGCCATTTCGATGGTCGAGGACGGAGGGGGAGAAGGTAGGCAACTGATCAAAGAGGCGTTCCCGCACACCGGGAAAGCCTTTGTCGTGGGCGTTACCGGCGCTCCGGGGGCGGGAAAGAGCACCCTGGTGGGGGTGCTCACCGGCCACTGCCGCCACCACGGGCTCACCGTGGGAGTGGTGGCGGTCGACCCCACCAGCCCCTTCACCGGCGGCGCCCTGCTGGGGGACCGGCTGCGCATGCAGGAACACGCCCTGGATGAGGGGGTGTTCATCCGCAGCCTGGCCACCCGGGGTTCCCTGGGCGGCCTGTCGCGGGCTACGGGAGACGTGGTTTGCCTCCTGGACGCGGCCGGGTTCGACGTGATCTTCGTAGAGACGGTGGGAGCCGGGCAGGCCGAGGTGGACATCATGCGTTACGCCCACACCACCCTGGTGCTGGTAACGCCCGGGATGGGGGACGAGGTGCAGGTGTTCAAGGCCGGCATCATGGAGATCGGCGACGCCTTCGCGGTGAACAAGGCTGATCAGGAGGGGGCCGACCGTCTGGCCCGGGAGCTGGAAGTGATGCTTGACCTGGCCGGTGCCCGGGCATGGCGTCCACCGGTGGTGCTGACGGTGGCCCACGAAGGGAGAGGGGTGGCGGACCTGTGGCAGGCTCTGGTCAGTCACCGCGACTTCGCGCGGCAGAGCGGGCTCTGGCAGGAGAAGCTCAGGACCAGGGCGGAAGCCGAGGTGAGGGGTATTCTCACCGCCCGCCTGCTGGACGAGGCCTGGCGGCGCGGTGTCGAGCGGGGGCTGCTGCCCGGACTGTGGGAGGACGTGGCGGGCCGGCGGATTGACCCTTACACCGCCGCCGCCATGCTGGCCGATGGCCTGTCCCGCTGA